The Lynx canadensis isolate LIC74 chromosome A2, mLynCan4.pri.v2, whole genome shotgun sequence DNA segment TACTTTGGTCGTGCCTCCCGTGCGCTGCGGAAGTGGGAGCTCGGAACTGCCCATCTGTCCAGCCAGGGTGGGCAGCCCGCGATCACAGCCGCAGTCGGGACAACGCAGCCAGCCAGGTCGGCGGTCCCTGCCCCGGGAGCTACAGAGGCCTCTGGGGTGACAGGACACGGAAGGGCTTCTCCCTGCTTCGGCCCAGTGTGGCTTCAGCACCTGACCGCCCAGAGAACAGTTCCAGGGTCCTCTGGAATGACACCCGTGCCCTATAGTGGACCCCTCTCCGCCTGCAGGAGGCGCTGGGAAGGTCAGAAAGGTTGGTCACTGGCTTTGTCCACAAGCTGGTGCACGGTTCAGGGCGGGCGCAGGCTGGGCCAGGTGGGACGCGTGCCTCCCCCTTCCTGACAGGGCCGAGGGTCCAGAGCTAGTGGCCAGGGGAGGTCTGACACCATCCGTGGAGGCACCATCCCCTCCACTGCCTGTCTTGGGGGCTGGAAAGACACCGGCTGGGAACCGgtgctgcccctccccgccccacactAATAACTTCTGCACCAGAGACGCAAACAGCAGACAACAGAAGCCCTGACACGCTGCTATTAAGGTTGATTCAATCCACGAGGCCTGGGTGCCGCCTCGTAATTTCCTCCTGTCTCCAGATGAGGGAGGGGAATCCGGGTGACTCCATCCAGCTGTCGCCTGTGCCGTGAGCCCCTACGCACAGCAGACCTCAGAGGGCTGAGGGTGGGGCCAGGGACTTCCTGGTGGAGGCAAACGTTCCAGTGGGCTTGGCCGACGACCGGAGCCCGGTTGGAGGTAACTCTCCTCCTGGCAGAGCTCTGAATGGCGCCCCCAGCCCAGGGCACCCCCCCAATCCTGCCCATGCAGGAACCTGCCGGGTCAGGGCCAATCAGGTGGCTGGGGGCGGCCCCGACCCTGCCAAGTCCACGCAGACAAGGTTGGTGCCCGGTGTTCTGAGCTGAGGCTGCGGTTACTTAAGACAGAAAGCAGGGTGTGCGGTCTGGGCACTCACGTCCACGCCGTGACGGCAGCGCCTCCAGTCCCGGCCGAGTGTGCTACGCTGTCTGTCAGCAGGTGTGCGCCTCCCTCtttcgcacacacacacaggatctcACGGCTAACTGGCCTCTACGCACGACTCACCATCACTTCCCGTGCCTCAAAGCAGCATCTCTCCCTGTCTGCACCAAGGACATTCAGCCCAGTGGGGGCACCCTCTGCGGGGGTGTCCAGGGCACTGCGGGGGCTGAGTGGCACCCCGGCCCCACCCACCGGGTGCCAGGACACCCCCATGTGGCAAACATAGATGTCCCCAGACACCGCCTGGTGCGCCCTAGGGGGTCACCCCCTTACTGAGAAAGACCCCCAGGAGGCAGGAATCTCCACCGACCTTCCCTCAATATGACAAAGTTGCATAGCGATGGCCTTTTGCGGCTGACGTCCAGTCTCCTAGGGGGGCTGATCCTGGGCCAGGTGGTGAGCAATCCAGTCTTGTTCAAGACAAAGCTCCTGTCAGCAAGTGGCAGTGCTCTTGTGTCAGAGCTGGTGGGGGGACAGGGCCACCAGGGGCCAGGGAAGTTCAGGAGTGAGTGCTGCTTCTCCGGGGCCTCCGTCAGAGGGCAAAACAGCCACTCTTCCGACCTTGACGTGGGGACGGTCTGCTCCTCGCCCCACGCGGGGAAAGCTGACCAAAGCTAACACACTGTCACCCCTCACGGCTGGCCGACCGTGGCAGCTTCCATAAGCAGGTCCCAGGGCTGATCCTGGCTCCGCTGACCACAGAAGACAGGAGGGGTGGCCGGGAGTGGCCTTGGGGGGCTGCTGTGGCAGTCTGTGTCCGCTCTTCCAACATAGCCCCCTCACACTTCTCGGGGCCCCGGGGTCCTTGAAGCAGCTCTGCTGGGGCTGGTGGGACCGTAGGGAGAGCAGGTCAGCCAGGAGTGGCCATGGCCCAGCAGATGGAGAGGGTTGGGATGCTGGGGACCAGGGTGGCTGGCCTGGGGCCCACAGAGAGGCACCCGGGTCTTTCCACACCCCAAGGCTCCTGGCTGGCGTGACGGTGCCCTTCCCGGGCTGGCTGGTCAGGAAGCTGGCTCAGGGTGAGGGGGACAACATGGCCTCGGGGACCTCCATGGGTTCGGCGGGGGGACACGGGCAGTCAGGCTGTGGCGTCCCCAGGGCCACTCCGTGGAGCCGATGGCTGGCAGGAGGGGAGACCCTGCTGTGTGTGTGCTTTCGGCAGTGATGGGGGATACAAAGCTGAGACCCCGGAGCAGACTTCCTCGGTCCAGGTGAAGGTGGGCTACAGAACCTGGTGGCTCCACAGAcacccgcctccccacccctggggaGAAGGCCAAATGGGTGGAAACTTCCAGTTCTGGGGTGGGGTGAAGTGTGGCAGCAGAGGCTGCCAACACTGGGTTTAGGCCACCGTGGAAAGGAGGGTGgaggcccccacccccatggcGGTCATCGTCCCAGCACAGGGACAGGGCGGGCCGTGTGGGGTTCAGAGGTGGGGCCCCAGAAGAAAAGAAGTTTCTAGCAACGGGACAGTTCACATGACaaggtgggggcaggcagagcacaagtgggggggggctCGGACACACATCCCCACTCCCCCCGCCTCTTGTGACAAAACTCAAGGGGGCCAGGGCCATGGCACAGGTGTCCCCTCAGGCCTTGTGCTGGGAGGGGCTGAGCGGTGGCAGCAGGCAGCCCCCGGGGCGCGGGCgcgcccacccacccaccctcccttggGCAGGCAGTTCACGTCCCGTCCCGGGGCAGAAGGGGCCTGTGCTTGCCAGGGCTTAATCTGCtgagcggtgggggggggaggggcgcagggTGGAGATCCAGGGTCCTGGGAAGGTGCGCTCTGGGGCCCGCGTGCCCGCAGCTGAGTGGCCAAGTGAGGAGGCCCGAGTGCCCGTGACGGAGCTTGCGAGGCTGAGGCCACCAGCACCCGGCCTGGCCACGGGCCCGCCCTCCCTCCTGTAGCACCTCTGGTGGCTTCAAGCCAGACACGTGGAATCCGCTGGGAAAGGCTGTCACCCCTGACTCCGTTCCCAGAGGCACGGCTCTGGGCTTCTGCGACAACAGGTTGCCACGGAGCCGACGCCCAGGGTTGGCACCAGCCCCACACTCACCTGAGGCAGGTGCTGGCTTCATGTGTCTGTGCGTCGGGCAAGGTGAATGGCGTGTGGCCCTGCCCCCATAGCCCACGGAAGTCTGTCTCACTCCGGGGACAGGACTGACAACCAACCAACCACGCTggccccccgccccacctgcgCATCTCTCGGGTCCATGGGCCTCTGTTCCCTTAAAGAACCCACACGCTCACCCGGCCCACCAAGGGTGTGTGCGGGGGGGCAcgcaggaaggcagggaggaggggagtccTGAGGTGCCCAGGACCCTGCCCGTCTCCCAGGAGGCACGGCGTCAGGTGGCAGGAGTTAGAGCTGCCCTGTGATCCCTGGTCAGACGCTCCAGGCTGGCGGGCTCCTCTGTTAGGAACAGAGCCAGCTGGGAGCAGAGGACGCAAGTCTCAAGCCTCCGACTGGGCTCAGTGGCTCAGATAGGCCATATTCCTGTCCTGTACACAGGTGGGAgtgtgcgggggaggggaggggagggccccaGCCCGACCCCCTCTGGGTGCCCGGGCCCCAGCGCCTGTGCGAGTCCTCAGATCCCAATGCCAGAGGACAACATGGCCACACAGCTTTGGTAAGTAATTATAagagcagtatttttaaaagtggtcGCGGTGCCTCGGGCTCAGGGCATAGGATCTGGGGCGCAGCCCCTCCGTGCACAGGCGGAAGCCCGGGGCCTGAGCGCCCCCGCCTGGGGGACGGGGGGCTGGGGGACCGCCTGTGTCCGGCGGGCGGGCGGTGGGCAGTTCACCACTTGAGGAAGACCATGCCGGCCAGGACAGCGTAACCCAGCACCAGGAAGAGGACTTTGAGCAGACGGTCACTGTTCTCCTCCAGCTCCTTCGCCAGGATCTCAAAGAAGGTGACGAAGAGGAACGTGCCGCCCGCCAGGCCCTGCAGCAGCACCGAGGCCACGCTACTGGGCACACCCTGTGCGCTCTCGATGCCCAGGCCGACGCCGATGCCCAGGGGAATCATGGCGCTCACGGTGACGGCCAGCTTGGCCGCGTCCCTCAGGGCCATGGAGCACCTGGCCATGCTGATGCCCAGGGCCACAGCCACCAGCGTCTCGTGGACGGCCACCCCCACGAACAGGCTCACCACCTTCTCGCCGTCCTCCTGCAGGCCCAGGGCCAGGCCCTCGAAGATGGAGTGCGCCGACAGGGCAAACACCAGGCTGAGGAGCCTCAGCGGGCTGGAGCGCGACAGCTCCTGGACGCTGAGCCCGTGtgcgtgggggtggggctccGCGTAGAGCGCATGGCCCCGCGTGCCCCCCATGAAGGGGCTCTCGTACTCCGAGTCGCTGCCAGCGTCCGAGCCGGCGTTGAAGGTCTCCAGATCGATGAAGGACGGCTTCTCCTTGCGGAACGTCAGGATGAGCTGCTCCAGGAAGACGGTCATGAAGAAGCCCAGCATCACGATGGTCTCGGCCAGCGGGTAGTCGGTGCTGATGTGCCCGAGACTCAGAACCTTCTGGAGCTGGAGCGGAGGATGcgtgagggaggagaagggggagacgGGGTCAGAGGCGGGAGGCCTGGACACTCGCCACCAACACAACAGGGTCCCCAGATCTCACTGATCAGCTAGCAAAGCACAGAAGCCCCCCGTTCACACAAGAGGCTAAAAACGGGGGAAGGTGGACTCACCCTTTGGTGGATTTggaaaaaacagcaacaacaacataaaagtaACCCTATTACAAAGGGGGTTGTGAGGCTTTACGTGACATCTACTAAATCGGCCCAATAACGTTAATTGTGCTGCCGCGGGCTGAACCGTGGTCCCTAAAGATACGTGCACGTGgaacctcagaacgtgaccttcTCTGGAagaagggtctttgcagatgtaattgagGTGCTCCCGGCGGAGAGATTCGTATCTTAAAGGTTCCCAGCCCGCAGAATCTCCAAACTAACCCTACTTGGAGAGAGGCGATTCAGTGACAGTGAGGCTGTTAGGGTGGGCCCTGAGCCGACAGGACTGGAGTCCTTACGGGAACAGGAAAGACACGGGATTACCACatgaagaggcaggaaggagagaggcctgCGAGGGACCCAGGCCTGCCGGCATCTTGGtctcggacttccagcctcccCACTGACCAAGAGTAAACGCCCATGGTTTGAGCTGTGGCACACGGCtacggcagccccaggaaactcaCACATTAGGATCTTGAGAAGAGATCATCCTAAATCAGGGCGGGCTCTAAGTCCAGCAACAGTGTCCTTATGAGACACAAAAGgaaaggacacacagagacacgGGGAGACGGGCATGAGACTGGGGTGATGTACctacaagtcaaggaatgccaaggattgccaaCAAACCTCcagaagcagggaaagggcacaggacagattctccctcacGGTCTCAGAAGgacccagccctgctgacacGGTGATCTCAGCCTTCTGGCCTCCATCACGGTCACAGCAACTGGCCTTTGCAGCCCTGGGGCCTGCGTGGGGTTTGCTTGCACAAGGCACCCCGACCTCCTGGGTGGACAGGCTGGGAACGAGGGAGACTCCTCAGACATCCACCTGCACCCCCGCAGATGCCTCGAGCTAGCCCCGTCCAGTAGAGCTTTCCAGTGACAGAAAGGCTTTCTGTCTGTGCTGATACCGATACGGAAGTCACTAGCCGCGCGTGGCCCATGTGGACCTTAGGCGTGGCTGGTGCGGCCAAGGACGGGCATGTTGAACCGCGTTTCATTTTAAGTCACTGAAACGTGACTAGACAGGCCTACAACAGGCTGCCACTCCTCACAGCTGGGTTGGGTGGCCCCTGCTCACGAGGGTGTGTGTGCACTCCATGCTGGTCTGGCCTGGGGGCTGCAGGGTGAGCTGTCGGCCGTCTGGACCGCTCCCCCTCCACT contains these protein-coding regions:
- the SLC39A3 gene encoding zinc transporter ZIP3 isoform X1 is translated as MGLVTRAGQVIQQLTRLPLAFTADVPRREPPATWLGPVAHRGTGVCAHTWFGPAVTGAAWATTMMELLVAKVLCMVGVFFFMLLGSLLPVKIIETDFEKAHRSKKILSLCNTFGGGVFLATCFNALLPAVREKLQKVLSLGHISTDYPLAETIVMLGFFMTVFLEQLILTFRKEKPSFIDLETFNAGSDAGSDSEYESPFMGGTRGHALYAEPHPHAHGLSVQELSRSSPLRLLSLVFALSAHSIFEGLALGLQEDGEKVVSLFVGVAVHETLVAVALGISMARCSMALRDAAKLAVTVSAMIPLGIGVGLGIESAQGVPSSVASVLLQGLAGGTFLFVTFFEILAKELEENSDRLLKVLFLVLGYAVLAGMVFLKW
- the SLC39A3 gene encoding zinc transporter ZIP3 isoform X2, giving the protein MMELLVAKVLCMVGVFFFMLLGSLLPVKIIETDFEKAHRSKKILSLCNTFGGGVFLATCFNALLPAVREKLQKVLSLGHISTDYPLAETIVMLGFFMTVFLEQLILTFRKEKPSFIDLETFNAGSDAGSDSEYESPFMGGTRGHALYAEPHPHAHGLSVQELSRSSPLRLLSLVFALSAHSIFEGLALGLQEDGEKVVSLFVGVAVHETLVAVALGISMARCSMALRDAAKLAVTVSAMIPLGIGVGLGIESAQGVPSSVASVLLQGLAGGTFLFVTFFEILAKELEENSDRLLKVLFLVLGYAVLAGMVFLKW